From one Lycium ferocissimum isolate CSIRO_LF1 chromosome 7, AGI_CSIRO_Lferr_CH_V1, whole genome shotgun sequence genomic stretch:
- the LOC132062300 gene encoding glucan endo-1,3-beta-glucosidase 14-like, producing the protein MESGFTAEDLSTIGGIATVSLLHSFIPTHWLPFSIVGRAQKWTLSRTLLVTAFGAVLHVISTSILGITAITITNTIAGEETVHKLASLLLIVLGGSYIILFLCGKGGHSHLHNQPMEKMAVAGLVLVPALSPCATTLPVFLAVGNSSSMMVLAIIVLLFSTITVMTSLVALSFYGASQLKFHWVERYDKLLVGSVLSLVGILTLLFHHHDHDHEVGGHVHRKLIVYKERLTAKEINISHLSFINPLKIMANSSFIFLWFILLLNGIIAVHAMKGTYGINYGKISDNIPTPENVLILLKKNKIKNIRIYDADQRVLKAFSGSGIEISVCLPNELLIDVSKNGSIALEWIQVNLQPFLPGTSIRGIAVGNEILGGDTAIAEALVPAVKSVYRALRKLGLTDTIEVSTPHSEAVFNSTYPPSDGAFKPSLMPYLGPLLQFFNRVGSPFYINAYPFLAYKFEPTIDINYALFKKNKGIVDPKTKLHYDNMFDAMVDATYVALEKLGYKKMQVIVSETGWASKGDDNEAGATPENARTYNFNLHKRLMKKKGTPYKPKTKAKAYVFALFNENLKPGPTSERNFGLFKADGSIAYDIGFKGLVSSSPSSKDFVLRGRFWISQSLIIAACATILVLS; encoded by the exons CTGCTTTTGGAGCGGTATTACACGTAATATCCACTTCAATTCTTGGCATAACAGCAATAACCATAACAAACACAATTGCTGGCGAGGAAACAGTGCACAAACTGGCCTCCCTTTTGCTTATAGTTCTTGGTGGTAGTTATATCATTTTGTTCCTTTGTGGAAAGGGCGGTCACAGCCACTTACACAATCAACCGATGGAGAAAATGGCCGTAGCTGGGCTCGTCCTTGTTCCTGCTTTGTCGCCTTGTGCAACAACTCTCCCTGTGTTTCTTGCTGTTGGAAATTCATCCTCTATGATGGTGCTTGCCATCATAGTTCTGTTATTCAG CACCATAACTGTGATGACCTCACTGGTGGCTCTATCATTTTACGGTGCAAGTCAACTCAAGTTTCACTGGGTGGAACGCTACGACAAGCTCCTCGTAGGTTCAGTGCTAAGTTTGGTTGGTATTTTGACCCTTCTTTTTCACCATCACGATCACGATCACGAAGTAGGAGGTCATGTGCACAGAAAACTCATTGT GTATAAGGAAAGGCTGACTGCAAAAG AAATTAATATTAGCCATTTGTCATTTATTAATCCTCTCAAGATTATGGCCAATTCATCCTTCATCTTTCTATGGTTCATTCTTCTCTTAAATG GTATAATAGCAGTACATGCAATGAAAGGCACATATGGAATAAACTATGGAAAAATATCAGACAATATCCCAACACCTGAAAATGTCTTAATACTTCTCAAGAAAAACAAGATCAAGAACATCAGAATCTACGATGCAGATCAAAGAGTTCTGAAAGCCTTCAGTGGTTCTGGGATCGAAATCTCAGTTTGTCTTCCCAATGAACTACTAATAGACGTTAGCAAAAACGGATCTATAGCTCTCGAATGGATACAAGTTAACCTACAACCGTTCCTCCCTGGTACCTCAATCCGAGGTATCGCGGTTGGAAATGAGATACTAGGTGGCGATACAGCAATTGCGGAAGCATTAGTGCCAGCGGTTAAAAGTGTGTACCGCGCGTTGAGGAAGTTGGGCTTAACCGATACGATTGAGGTCTCGACTCCACACTCTGAGGCAGTTTTTAACAGCACTTATCCGCCTTCAGATGGCGCGTTTAAACCGAGTTTGATGCCATATTTGGGACCACTATTGCAGTTTTTCAACAGAGTTGGCTCACCTTTTTACATAAATGCATATCCATTCTTGGCCTATAAATTTGAGCCTACAATTGATATCAACTATGCactattcaaaaaaaataaagggattGTTGATCCTAAGACTAAGTTGCACTATGACAACATGTTTGATGCCATGGTTGATGCAACATATGTAGCATTAGAGAAATTAGGGTACAAGAAAATGCAGGTTATCGTATCGGAGACCGGTTGGGCATCCAAAGGGGATGACAATGAAGCAGGTGCGACCCCTGAAAATGCCAGAACTTACAACTTTAATTTGCATAAAAGgctgatgaagaagaaaggtaccCCTTATAAGCCAAAAACGAAGGCCAAAGCTTATGTCTTTGCATtgtttaatgaaaatttgaaaCCTGGACCAACCTCAGAGAGAAACTTTGGATTGTTCAAAGCTGATGGAAGTATAGCTTATGATATTGGATTTAAAGGACTTGTATCTTCTTCTCCATCCTCAAAG GATTTTGTACTACGAGGGCGGTTTTGGATTTCTCAATCGTTAATTATTGCGGCATGTGCTACAATTCTGGTTCTTTCatag